The Gavia stellata isolate bGavSte3 chromosome 30, bGavSte3.hap2, whole genome shotgun sequence nucleotide sequence GTTTTTCAAACTCCTTTCATGAAATTtgaatatgaattttttttttttcccccttcaagtAGCTGATTCCTCTTCATTGAAACATGTCCTCAGATGCCGTACAAACACTAGGACAGTTGGTCTTTACAAACAAGATGCTGTCTTTCCACTACCAACCTGCTACATTTTCTGCTATCTATTTTGAGTTCCTGGCTGGTACATACCACGAAAAACAAATACGCGCACACCTCTGTGGTTCCCAGGCTTACAGAGCACCAGATCCCCGCATTCGTCAGGATATTGGGAATTGTGGAAGAAACGGTGCTTGGCTTTTGAACCGTGTGCTGAAGGGTCACTGTACAGGGTTGGTGGTGGAATGAATGAAACCAGAGCATGGAGCCCACACACCAGCTGTTGAGGTTGCTCTCGCAGTTTCAGAGCATTCAGTGTAagctcagaaaagaaaaaacctactGAGAAACCCAGgtcctgaaacagaaaatattttctggaagtATATTCCGCAGAAAGACTGATACTGAAGAGACTTTTCTACATGCTCTCCCTGAAACAAGCGGGACTGACATTCGCTCTCACTGACAGCAAAATCTGTGTACTCTGTTGTGTTCACGCTTGTTCTCCTCACACCCATTCGTATCAGAAATCCCCAGTGCCTCTTCCGTACTCGTCCTCTGCTCAGACAGACGATTCCCAAAGGGCATCTCATGTTATTCTCTAAAGGTATGGAGGCTCCTTTTCAACTACCAGTAGATTGCTCAGTATATTACTTTATCATGAAGATGTTTTCTCCCTCGGCCATTGTTACAGAGAGCCAGCAAACTCCAGTCCTCTTCAGGTCTGCCTATCCCCTTTTGAAGACGGGCAAGACTATTAAGAAATCTCGCCCTAAATTCCCGTTTAAACTAGTTTGTGAGTACTGCCTGAATGGGTTCTTCACCTTAACAGATGAATTTCTGAAAGTAAGCTCTATACTCCAAAAGTCTCCATAGATTTACTTACTTTTTCTCTATAAGATTGAGCTTTTAAGACTTCTCTGCCTCTCTGTGTCCATAGCTATGTATAGGCAGGAGGCCAGCCTGCCTCACCCGCCATCCTGAGACATCTCCCTCTGTGTTCGAACACACTCACCTGGATGATGACCCTCTGCTGCTAACCACCAAGCCTCATTTTACCAGGGCATAGGCAGCTCTACACATCTGCAGCTCTCCAAAATGTTTaaggcagctgcagagagctCCTCTCTGACCTCTGTTAAAGATTACACAGTGGACATGGCAGCCAAGTCAGATGCCAGGTTCAAAAGGACAATATTTCAACTGCTGTTTGACTGATGCAGCTGGAACTTCTCCCTTCCACCGTTCAAGGAAAACACAGGTCAGCTCACACTTAGGAAGAAAGGATGGTCCCTTACTCTCATCAAGCTGGAGTTCTTCAAGACAGAGTCAGCAGGACACCTCTGCATGtcctccagcccagctcttCGGAGTGCTTCGTAACAAAACCACTGAATTTCAAGGGAATTGAGGGAACATCACAACGGTTCTGCGCTCACTGTCCCTACCTAAGAGCGGAGTGAGGCAAAGGGCTTGTACGTGGCCCAGAGAGATACGAGCCAAGAGAAGCCGCACCTCATCAACGCGGAGCATCTGTGCAGCTACAACAGGATAACATCTACACCATCCTATCAAAAAGCTACAGTCACAGGAGGGTTATCCCGAGTACTACACGGCATGAGCTGCAACAGAGAGACAGCCAAGAAACATGACGTCACCTTGTCTGGTTCCCAGTGGAGATGAGAGCTCAGAAAATTCTGGTAATGTTGTTGTTTTCCCTTATTTGAGGTCTCTACAGCAAAACTGGATGTcacttagaatcacagaatcatttaggttggaaaagacctttaagatcatcaagtctaaccatagacctaaccctgctaagtccaccactaaaccatgtccctaagagcctcatccacacgtaaggcaaagaagaaaattagagAGTACTGAAAGTGTGTGTCCTGgctaaaccaaaccaaaatgacTCAGCAGCTACAGAAGGGGTGGAGAGTTGAGAAATACTGCATGTGTTACTGAGTTCATACACCTTCTCAACAAATACTTTTCTATAGCCCTGGGGACTGCGTGCTCTGAGCTCTCGCACAGAGAAGACACTTGTCTCTTGGCACACGTCCCTTGGGATGGACTTTGGAATGACCGGCCAAACCTGACCGACTGTAATAGGGAAGAAGATGCCAACTAGGAAGATATTTATGCTGCAGTTCAAAGGTGTTACCACAACTAACAGTTGTACCTGCCTAGCGTTGAACTATCTAGCGACTATACCAATAAGCTGTGGATCTGCAGATACACCAGACTCAGCACAggctgaaaacatttctgaagatcCTGAGTAAATATTCAGACTAACTTGTGCTGAGCTCCTTGCTGCTTCACAGACTGTGCTATTAATACCGAGCTCAGGAGCTTAAAGCTAGTTCAGATACGCTTGCACGAGCCACAGTCACACCTCTGGATTGCAGGGTGGGTCTGTGCGTTGCCACCAGTGTACAGGAAAGGATTTGGAATATGATTGCAGTAATTTAGAGATATTTGTAGGTTTTTTGCTGTCAACTGCAAGCAGAATACATTGGCAAGAGATCTtaagagctgagcagctctttGGCAACCAAGCACCTGTAATTGTAGGGAAAAACTGTAGGTCCAAAACAATTCTATATTCATGTACatacttttttcacttttacatCTGACAAATTTGTTACCGCTGGTCAGCTTTACACTTGACAGCTTCCTAGAACACCCCTGCAAAAGGGACCGATGGCTAAGTCTGAGCTCCTGTGCAGACTGTCAGACCACAGAAGGTATTGAACCCGAGTGAATCATAGCTCTCTTCCTGTTCAGGCTTTTCTCTGCGCTAACATTAATATGTAAGGACATGTAACCTATCCAGATGTTTATTTGAGTCCATTCAAGAAAACTAACAATTTCCATCCATCAGCCACGCTGCAGGTAGATGCCTGATTAGAGAATCACTCTTTACAGATGGCTGTGCACTTGTATCCTGCTCAGCATATAACCAGCAgaaaattatgtctttttttgtaGGTACCGCTATAAGTTTTGGGTTAGCAATTAGCATTTCCAGAACTGTGATTATTAACCAAAGTGGTGTTTAAGGGAATATGTGACAGGTTGGTGGGGCGTCCTAATAcatatttaaagatttttttgtggGAGTGAAACATACTCATTCATATTTTGAGCAGGAATAAAGACCTGCcagagtgtgtgtgggggggaaatCTATTCTATAGCACTGCAGAGGGGGGGATAAACAACCCCCGAAGACCCCATTGTACTTAAACTCTGGCAATTCACTGTTTCTCATATGGACAACGAGACCTGCCAAGCatagaggaggaagggaaacattctcaaaaaaaaatactgtccaATCTCCTGGACCTCAACAATCAGTGGTCAAGACCTAGCAGTCACCGGGCTTTAGGATAGGCCACACAAGCGCATATGGGATGTATTTCAAAAGGACTAATGAGAGGTATTGCCTATAAGACCATCAAGATGAATTAGAAAGAGAGCCAGGAATTTACATAACAAAAGATCAGACTTTGAAACTAGCTTGGAGTCCCCTTACTCCCCAAAACCCTGCTCTTCCACATTTGCTCTCCTGAAGTATCCCACCCTGGGGATAAGTTACTCTTGGTTTACTCTAAGCATGAGTGTTTAGATGCTCATATGAGACCCAAACTCACCAAGGCAGGAGCCTGCAGACACAGCTGTAATAAACCCACAGTCACTTTCAGATCCCATTCGCTTATTTTGTTAATGtaattctttttcatctctcctctcttctaATGGTAGTAACATTTATAGCAAACAGCCATGTACTCACTCGAGTGCTGGCTTGGGACATGCTGACGCATACGCCTCAAAAAATGCCAGGCTTCAGATGACATCAGTATACCTCCAGTACATCAAATTACTTTAAAGATCAAACATACTTTTAAATTTGAATGAACTATTTAGCATACTGTAGAACCAAAAGATGGAACAAACTTTCCCTGGAGGGAGGATCCAGATGACTGGCTGGTTGGTCTGGATTCATAAAACAACCTCCCTCTGTTTATGTATCATACTCTTCTTATCACAATGCTATCTGAAcacctttccaaagcaattATACCCAGGCAAGTTGGCTGGATTTTAATCACATCATCCTACATTTTTTCTTGTCCACATCCAGgagcaaaaaaagagattgtTGTGTTGTCTTTTATCTCATATAAAACTCTACATCTACTAAAGAAAGAGCGTGTTAGACCAGGGCTGGGTGCAGCTGGCCAGGGACGCACACTCTCCCCAGCTGAGTGCCAGCGGCACTGCACAGTCCCACCCCGTCACACACGGGGACTCCGAGCACCTCGGAGAAGGCGATTTCTTGTAGCTACCAAGAATTACTCactaaataaatgaatgaattaaaatttgcatagacaaataagaaatgcaaaacCTCAATGCAGTAAAGGGAATCTGTGAAGCTCTTGTTCGCAAGGATGTTTTCTAGGCTGTAGTGGGTTTTGTGATATACTCTATTTAATAAGATTATCTTAGATGCAATTTATAATGACGCTGACTGAAGGAGCTAATCTGATACCAAGAAACTAAGATATCTGAAGTTATTTTCTGTGCTCACTGAGTTGAATTATTGCGTTCCTCTCTCTGCTAATGCTAGATTGTTCACGCAACatacttttctgctttttttccccccaatacattaactttttttttagttactttGAGAGCTGAGCCTTAGGACTGACAATTGACTATTTTCCAAATCATCAGTTCAAACGTGTCATCATATTGAGGAAGGAGCAGCCGTTAAAGAGAACTGAAGCAGAGGATCCCTGCTTTAACTGACACCGCAGGGCAGAAGGAATGAGAATACAAGGGATCACATCGCTGGGCTGCGTAAGGCAACACCAGCCCTGCCGAGAGATAAAGGCAGCCTGGAGCAGGAAGGGCGACTCCAGGGCGAGGGTGCCCAGCCAGAGATAAGCGTGGTGAGGAGAGAACGGTTGGGGAAACCAAGCGGAACAGAAAGGAAGGGCCGCAGGACTGTTAGATTATAACCCAGCTCCTCGGATACCCAGTCTATCAATGTGGGAAAGTGGCCTTGAATTCCCAGGGTGCGTTTGCAGCTAGCACTAGGGAGGAGGTGGCACTAATCAAAACCCAGGGAATGAAATAAGCAGAGCAAAAAAGAGCGGCTGTCCGGAGGGGGAAGCACCCTAGCAGGGCGTTGTGTGTATAGCAAGAGTTTGGAGCTGCTCTGAACACAGACCGATCCCATGATTCCCACAGCGTCTTAGAGCCGATACCGCCCCAGCAGCCTCGCTGTGCTGGATGCTGTTTGACTGCTCAGGGAAAGGGGACGCACTCAGAGTTAGATCGGATGAAGTCTTGTTATGCTGAATTTCActatttctgattattttgcTTGGGACTCACTTCCCAGAAAAATGTTACCTTTTTCTTTACCTTATCCATAATTAACGTACTAAAAGCTGTGCTTGGAAAGACCAACGAGAAAGGAGCAACGAAACCCCTGCTCTCTCAAGTGGatgaatataaaaaaaccccaccaggtACAATTCTCCCACTTGAAGTTTCAATGAGAATGTATTTATCTTTTGCATTGAAAACTGTTTGGGGTGCTTCCCCCTTTAGCAGAACAAAGTCCAATGCCCACAGCATGGCGTCATCCTTGTGTTGGCACACAGAGAAGCCCCACAGGCCAAAGGATGGCCACCAGCAAGACAGCGTGGAGTAAATCCAATCCATCATCCAGGAGAAGTGAATCCCGGCCACAGCCGCACCGCTCGCTATAATGACATCCCACTTCGCTTCTTTGAGTCCTTCCGTGCAATGGGACTGAAGGACAAGATCTCCTTGTAAATATGctcttaaaaaacagaacaaaataattgTGAATATCACTAGCGTGTGACTTTAGGGGACAGAAATGAAACTTTGACTGTTATATGTGCAGAGAGGGGGTATTCAGTGGAGAGGATATGGCAGGTACAAGCTGggaggaagagacagaaagcagagagggaaagaaagtcTGCCTGAACAGCTGGAGGGATCTTTGCTGAATGCATAAAAGCAAGAGCAAGGAAAGGGAGATGTGCACGATCATCAAGGCCCCAGCAGGCAATCACACCTTAGTCAGCACGTGCCCAGGAAAGAGCGAGAGGCAGGAAAGAGCAAGAGGCAGGAAAGTCCCGTGCTAGACAGGAActtcaaagaagagaaacttcTTACTTCTCCACTCGTCTATCGAAAGCTTTTCATGTTCCAGAGAATCATCATAGGACTGTTGTGCTTCTGTTTCCTCCTCGACGTCTCGGAACTGGTCGAAATAGGGGTGAGCCAATGCCTCTGTCGCTGTAAGGCGCTTTTCCACATCCAGCTGCAACATCTTGTCAAGCAGGTCCACTGCTGTAGGAGAAGACAGGAACAGGGCTAAGCAAGGTGCCATGGAAAACAGGCATCCTGTGCATGAACCCTGCAAGTGATGGGACTAGTGCTCCCAGTACTACATCTCCAGacctgaaaatgaaagagattcCTCAACCTGGCCAAGGTAGCGTGGAGCTCCCGTCAGCGGGAATGCAAAACCTGCCCAACAGCAGCCTCAGGGAGCTCTTACTAACAGAAGTGGGGGTGTAAATTGTGCAGAAATAACAAATTAGTCTTGAATAAGCCTTGCTGCACAGATGGGGCTGCAAGAACATAAAGAGCGAGCCAGTAACttcaagatatttttcagttttaataatttgctttcaCTCTGACCCCCGCAACTCAAAGTAGTCTTAACATGAGTAATCTATATAGAAATCTATACATCCCTGGTAAACAGGAAGGCAGGAAACTCAGATACCGACCAGTCTGTCAGCCCCGTTCCCCTTTGGTTTTAACAGCTTaatgctttcttcctttcagctttTAGAAGAGTTTTGCTCGCTCTCACCTCTAatttacttgggaaaagagctCCTTTTTAGAGATCAATTTTTACCCTGAAAACTGCACATCTCAGCTGCCTGTTAAGTATCAATAGATCCAGGTGTTCAACAAACAGTTATGATCTAAGCTgtactctaaaaaaaaaagtaaaaataaaattactggaGTGGTCTGTGGGGCTCCCTTAGCACTTTATCAAAAGCTACGATGCCTTAGATGTGGGGCTgggaaataataatgaaaaaagaagagttgTTTTGGTTATGTAAATGCTACTGATCATAATATCAGCTGCTTGGCTACAAGAAACAAGTTCTGGAAGCCTATATCAGCCAAAATTCATCCCAACTCTCATACCAAGCGGAGCTGATATATGGAACTGTCCTAATCCCGTAATTTGCATCCCACAACCTAGACAGCCTGTTATATCCAGCACCCGCTCTCTTCTGGCTTGTTGATACAGGAGTCAGAAgtttatttcttccttaaacATTGTATGTTACAGGCCAcgtcattttaaaattaaataaaaaatacaaaaatcaagtAAATGGCCAAGAACAGCAGAACATTGCCATTCTAATGCcaatgaagaataattttgcttttaattcatACATATTTGCcctggggaggggcaggggcaCAACCTGCAAGGGGGGGAAGTAGAAAGAAGTtatgagaaagaggaaaaagaaaatcgCAGCTGTGGCGGTCAGCCTGCCTCCTTTCCAGCTCCGAACCCGTGAAAAATGCTGGAGATGACTTACCCTGCGGATTCGCTTTGGGGAAAAGCACAGACAAATCCTTCTTCGGGATTTTAGGAAAGGACTTGATATAACTCTTAgcctgaaagagaaagcaaagcacagaCATTTACTGCATATGGACAGGTGCCGGGGGCTGGGAAATACAGCTCTTGGGTCTCATGGCTCAAATGAGCCAAGGCAAATGAACAGCAAATCAACCCAGATGCCACATTTCAGTGACCAGTTTGCAAGGAACTGGTTTTATCAATTGAGATACAGAAGGGCTTTAAGAAGGGCCAAACTAGAGAACCGAGGAGGTTGGTGGTTTCCTGGGGCGTCAGGCACCTCAACTGGGAGTCCCTGCAATCCACATCAGTTCCCAACACAACGCCAAATCCATCAAATGTGCCACTAGCAAAGAGAAACATCTTCCTTGCCAAGGGGGAAGACTGCTGTCactcttctctgctgctgtagaAGCAGCACCTCTCCCATCTCAAAGACACAGCCAAGTTAACCTCTCCCCACCACACCTCTGCCGGCAAGACCCGAATCCACAGTGCACCTTCTTACCGCTTTGTCCTCCAGCTTCTCCACGAAGTCTTCTCCTGGATGCCCCGTTACTTTCAGGATCTGAGTCAGCTGATCTAGGTCTGGCAGTCTGCGTTAAAGATCACCCATCTAGGAGCAAGTCCTGGACACCCCCCAACAGTTCAGCCTGCGCACTGGGTGCAGGAGAGCCTGAGGACCCGTGGGAGCTACCAATAGGTTATGGCACAAACCCAACACAGCCGCACAAGCAGAGACTCATTAGACAGAAAGAGCTCCGAGGCTCTCCTCCCGGGATGCCATTTTCGTCAACGGACAATTTTGCTGGCACAACTCTGCCAGGGCATGTGCCCTTAGGCTTGGGGATGGAGCTGTGGCCATGTGAGGTTAGACTGCTGATGTAGAACACACGTGGCCAGCACAGAGATGTATTTCTAAGGGTGGCTTGGCCCCCTCCtgtcttctctctgttttcctcaCCAAAAAGACCCACTGGTCCCTGCGATTACCTCCTGGTAAACCAGACCGACACCTATTTCTCACAGTAGCCTTACTCATGAAAGCCCTTTCACACACGCCAAGAATTATTTACCCCTCCCAGGGAAAAGGTTCAGCTTGAAAGGATacagtcttttcctttaaacagCGTTTTCCCAGTCAGCATTTCTGCCATGATGCAGCCAATAGACCAGATATCCACtgtcagagagaaaaaggagaaaaaaaaaaaattaaaaacaggacAGAAGTTTTTAGGAAGCAATGATTACTGGGGTTGTCGCCTGCTTTTTCGGCCTGCAGCAGGCACTGATTTAAGTTGCACTCCCATTTTCCACCCTCCCCTGTTCTTTCTATGCTGCTAAAATCTCTGCTGTCATCATTTCCCGCAGGCACTAGCTCTGGGAGTCGTGAAGCAGCTTTGGGACTCGCTCCGCTCCAGGGAACACTGAtgataaataagaaaaacatctgGAGGATTACGTGAGATCTGACCCAGGCGTGGCAGCGGGATCCCCAGGCTCGTCACCAGATGGTCACGCCGCTGAAGCAAGGCAGCTCACCTGTCTGGTTGTAATGCATCCAGTTCAGAATGACTTCTGGGGCTCTGTACCAGCGCGTAACCACGTAGCCGGTCATTTCAGCATCAGCGTGTCTGGCCAAGCCAAAGTCCAAGATCTGCAGTTCACCAAAGGAAGAGGGTgaaggaagagcaggaaagaaaagagaaatcctACGGGCAAGTGAGAATCTACTTCTAAGAGGAAACAAAGCAGATCCAATCAGATAATAACAAAGCTCCAACTACACCACAGCCACCCACGGGACGGTTCAAAGAACTAACAGGTTTGTCTTAATTCCACTGTAAATTGCAAGCCAGCTGCAAAACTGGTTGTTGGGTGAAGACCCTGCTGAAAGGATCGGTGCTGTCTGCTACCTGAAGGTCACTTACTTTCTTGAAGCTTAAATTTCAACTCTATGACCTTTATTTAATTGAGTTTTTCTATAACCTGGCGGTGAAGGCGTGCTTCCCAGGCCATCACGACTCAGTCTTCCCTATAAAAACACCCTGCAGCTGACAGGGGTGGCCTCTCCCTCAATACTGGAGATGACCCAACCTTTACAGGCAACAGAGCCATTCCCTGTAATAGGCATTACAGAAAACGCATGCTAGACCATCGCACCAGCAAGCTGCAAGCAAACCCTTCAGAGCAATCCTGAAAATAACTTTGTCTAGAATCAGAACCATCATGTCAGTGAGAACCAAAGGGTAACTGTGGTTGAATCCAGTTATCCTTAAGGGATCATTCACCTAATGCAAGTATTGCTCAGCAGTACTGAATTTGTTTAGGAAGTCATTACGAACTGCCATGCCGCAGGAATTATGGCGACAGGATGTTCATTCCAAGTCTTGGGCCCTGATTCAGCAAGTTACATCAGCAGGTGAGTATTTCCCACTGCATGCAACCACCGTGTAATGAAACGCCTCAAATCAAGTCTCGGAAGGCAAGAGGGAACGTGACAGTGCCAGATTCCTGCTGGCAGAACGGTTCCTCCACGATCTGATATGCTACATGCTACAAAGAGGTGCTTTTTCACCTACCTTTAGCTGACAGTCTTCGTTCACAGCCAGGTTGCCTGGCTTCAGGTCCTACAACAGATAAACGCAGAATAATAAGGATGTTTTGAATTGCAACACATCAACATGAGCCTCAGCCAAACCTCTGCTTGCCTTTGATGGGATCCCATAACATCCCGAGTCCAGTATTGATACAGCAAAGACACCATGCCTGCCATACTGTACAGCTTTAGattactattttattatttctgaaacagttttaaTTCAAAAAGCATCATTAAATGCTTCTCATCTCatcagaaaatacagcatttcctTAAACGCTGCACAAATGAGCAAATCCAAACACGTATAGGGTGTaggagggaaaagagggaggaCAGCAGAGAGACCTTAGAGCAGATAAGGCTATTAGTGAAACGATGTTTAGGAATTTATTAACTTTACGACCAAGCTGTGTTTCTCCTAAGCAGACAAAAATCAGAGTAAGAGCGCACATGAACTTACCCTGTGGATGATTCCGGCTGAATGAATATACTGCAATAAAAAGAGGAGCCACAATGTGAGCACCAGCAGGCAAGACTTTCTGTTCTCCAGCGGAGAAACGAGAGCTACGGACAAGAACTTGCCGAGAACACAAGTCTGCACCTGCTGCAGGTCCCCGGCCCCCAGGGCAGCAGTGTGAAAAGAAATCTCCACACTGAATTTCTGACAATATTTGCAATTATACTGGCAGTCTAAAGAAGAGGCatgcagcagaagaggaggtATGGAGCAATAGTTCCTTACAGCGAATAAACTGATAGCTTCAAACTACCAAAGGCATCAGGATTACAGATAGGAACATGGTCAATAGATGACATGAAAACTTTGTTGGTTTGGGTGTTAAACTATGTGGAAAAAAACTCAccattaaaacacaaaattgGAAATCAGATTCGAGTTGCAAAAACTGACTACGAGGCTTTTATCACACCAGTTACACCTTCTGTGTGTTCTTCCCCCCTTTATTTAAACTCAAGATAACAGTGATCTGGGGAAAGGTGTTATTAAGGTGAACTCGTTAATGCTGTAAGCCACTGCTCTGACTCCAGGTGAAGGATATTACAGAGGGCAGCATTAAGACATTGTCTCTACATCTCAGGGTTTGCAGTGATTGCTTCCTGCTCTCTCAAAGCCAGTTACAGCAACATATTCCTTCCTTATTCTACTGAATAGAAAACCATTCCCTCTGTCTTCTCCCCTGCGAGCCTCTGTTAGGAATTCAGCAGAAGCTCCTGTTGCTACCAGCCTCTTCCTTTCTACGCAGAATTTTGCTAAGGGTTTGGCCAAGTCAACGCTGTCACAGAAAAACCGTCGCAAGGTCTATGACTGCTGATTGCTTCGATACCCGATTGACTGATGTGAACCAGCAGTCGTTTTGATTGATGTGTGCTGGAATAAGAGTAGTTCAACAGCAAATATCTATTGTCAGGGGATGCCGTAAGCCCCCAAATCTTCCTATACAGTGTTGGAAGGGGGTTTTGTTATGGTCCACCCAGAGGTGACGTGTAGAGGAGACACAGGGAGTCACTAAACTCCTCCAGACCCACCTACCTTCAGCCCTTTCAGCATTTGGTAGACCAGGTACTGGATCTTTTCATCACTGAATTCGTGTCCCATGATCTTTTGTAAATCTGTCCGCATGTATGGCATCACCAGGTAGCTAAAAGGCAGTAAGACAAGGCCCTGAGTCTAGAAGAAAAACATAGGGAACCAGGCTAGTCTTGTTCTCACTTGGTTGGGATTTTTGGCTGTGTAACTTACTGTAACTGAGATGACTTGTTGTGACAATGTTCCTGGCCAACTAGCATAGCCTGCAGTGATGCTGGGATTTCAACCTGCTCTGAAAATtgccctttctcctcccctcaAATCGGATATCTGACATCAAGTAAGAACAAGGAGCTTCCAAACGTTAACAATCCTGAGTTAGTTTACATTAGACCTCAAGTGATGTTCAATTCCGGACAGTCTTACACCATCTGGGAGATGAAACATCTTGCGCAGCTTTAAAGAGTCTTGCAAAACTGCTGCGTTGGCTCCCAAATTTATCTCTGTAATGTTCTCCAGCCCTGCCTCGGAAGACGACATCTAGCTTCCTTCAGTCTTTGGCCTGCCTGCTGAGACTGCTAACTAGTTGACGATCTTCCAGCAGGAACTGCTCTGAGAGCCTTCAAACACACTTTTCCCTGCAGGCTGCTAAATACCCAGCCATCAGCCGAAAACCCAAACCCAGGTGCACGCTGCTCGTGCCcaaggatggggaagggaaaacGACTCATCCAACCTGACCATCAACACTGAgagaaatgccaaaaaaaaaaaagtagtcagAATCGAGATGAAAAGAAAGCCAGATCTT carries:
- the MAPK13 gene encoding mitogen-activated protein kinase 13, whose product is MNIARRRGFYRQEVNKTIWELPRRYTSLHPVGSGAYGSVCSAIDKKTGEKVAIKKLCRPFQSEIFAKRAYRELMLLKHMQHENVIGLLDVFTSATSYQGFQDFYLVMPYMRTDLQKIMGHEFSDEKIQYLVYQMLKGLKYIHSAGIIHRDLKPGNLAVNEDCQLKILDFGLARHADAEMTGYVVTRWYRAPEVILNWMHYNQTVDIWSIGCIMAEMLTGKTLFKGKDYLDQLTQILKVTGHPGEDFVEKLEDKAAKSYIKSFPKIPKKDLSVLFPKANPQAVDLLDKMLQLDVEKRLTATEALAHPYFDQFRDVEEETEAQQSYDDSLEHEKLSIDEWRKHIYKEILSFSPIARKDSKKRSGMSL